Within Bos indicus x Bos taurus breed Angus x Brahman F1 hybrid chromosome 2, Bos_hybrid_MaternalHap_v2.0, whole genome shotgun sequence, the genomic segment AACCGCCACGGGCGGGTGAGAGCTGACTCACGTTGCAGCCGGAGCGGGTGTCCCCGCCGGCGCACACCATGGTTTTCTTCACAGTGATGCCCCACCAGTCCCACTGGGAGCAGTGCTCATAGTCCACCACGGGCAGCAGCGCCTCCTGTAGCTTGTCCGGCAGCGGCCCGCCAGCTGTGCAGACAGAGAGCAGTGAGCCGGGGCCGTGGGGGGCCGAGCCCAGGCCGGCCCGCCAGCTGTGCAGACAGAGAGCAGTGAGCCGGGGCCGTGGGGGGCCGAGCCCAGGCCGGCCCGCCAGCTGTGCAGACAGAGAGCAGTGAGCAGGGGCCGTGGGGGGCCGAGCCCAGGCCGGCCCCCCAGCTGTGCAGACAGAGAGCAGTGAGCCGGGGCCGGGGGCCGAGCCCAGGCCGGGGTCTGAGTCAGAGCTGGGAGCCCCAGAATGGTGAGGGGCTACGAGGAAAGCCTGCTCCTCCAGTGTGAGGGGAAGTCTCCTCCCACCAGGTCGTGTGGTCCTGCCTGCTTTGTCCATCAGAACATCCCGGCAACGGGCACAAAGGAGACACTACAAACCGTCCCGCTGCACACGTTCGTGTTTGGGAGGATGAGGGGAGAAGGCGGCCGCTGGAGGAGGAGTGGAAGAAAAGTGCAAGGATGCTCTGGGTGTTGCCCTCAGCCCTCGCCCCAGGCTCTGTCTTCCTGCCCACCGTCCCTATGGCCAGTTGGAGGACTCAGCACGCACTGTAGAGACGGCCCCAGCCGCTGATGTAGCAGGGGGCTTCATTGGGCAGGATGTCGCCGGCGGGAGGGAGGTTGGCGAGCTGGACCTTGTCTCCCAGCTGGGCGCTGCGCGAGAGCTTGACGAGGGCGATGTCGttgctggggaggagggaagagtcACTGGGAGGAGCCTGGCCCTCCAGCCAGACTAAGCGCCAGCCCCTAGCTTTGTTCAGGATATTTCACCTCCGGGATGCCCCCGATGCTTCCCTCTGGATCCCATGCATTCTTACTGCTGAGCAACTTCTGGAAGCTCCCCTGGCCTTTTCAGCCCACAATGACCCTTGGCCTCAGTAACTGTGCTCGGCTTTTATACCAGGGGTTTGCACACGTCATCCGTGTCAGAATCAGAGGAGGGCTTGTTAATATACAGGTTGTCGGAGCTAGTTCCAGAGTTTCGGATGCAGTGGGTTTGGGAGGCCCCGAAGACTGGCCTTCCTAGTgagttcccaggtgctgctggccTGGGGACCACACTCGGAGAACCAGCGCTGTCTTTTCATCTGCCTGTTTGTCACTCAGGTCATTGCATCTGGATCTGACTTTCTCTGCGCTTACCCCAGGAGCCCCGTGGAGATGGGTCCAGGTCTTGATCCTCACGGTCCCTCACTCGTGCACTCACAGGGGTTCTGCACCCTCCTTTGATCCTCTCCCCGGAAAAATGCTGAGCAAAGCCACCCAGACATACAGTTCTGCATACGCATGGAAGCCTACTCCGTGTTCTCACCCAGTGATGGCCTTCTTGACCGTCATGACCGCCCAGGAAGCCCAGAAGGTCACCTCTGACATATGGTCACACTCGGGTCCAGAGAACGTTGATGACTTGCCCAAGCCACACAGCGACTTAGTGCTGGAGCCTGACTCTCAATCCAGTGCTCCTCCCTTGGCCCACAATGCCGGGAACCCAGGAGGCTCTGGAGGAGCGTCCACTGAATGGAGGAACCTTTGGATTTGGGGTTCCTAAGGCACTCCTCTTCTGAAGCCAAGGAGCCAAGTGGCCTTGGGGGAGTTCCTGCCCCTGCCTGGGCCCTGCTGTCCCCTCTGTAGGGAGAGAGGTTTGGGGGGGGGGTGATCCCCAGAGGCTCTCCTGGCTCCGACCTTCAGGTGCATTGCCCCTGGGAGTCTTCTCTGCATCAGTGTCGGGTCCTAGAGGGGCCCGCAGAGGAGCCCCTGGGTACCCGGCCTGAGAGATCACTCACCCGCAGGCCACGCAGTTGGAGTTCCAGAGAGGGTGCACGAAGAGGTCCCCGGCGTTGATGGGTATCACCTGCTCGGAGCCCTCCAGCACAGAGCGGTCATACTCGCCCAGCACCACCTGGTAGGTCCGGGAGGTCCTGCCGGCGGAGGTGACGTCAGCCCAGGCCTGAGCGGCCTCCCTCGTCCCCTCCCACTGTCCTCCACGGCCCCAGCCCGCCTGGGTCTCACGCAGGGACAGGGGCAAGCAAGAGAACTCACGAGATGCAGTGGCCCGCGGTTACGACCCAGTCAGGGGCAATGAGGCTGCCGCCGCAGGTGTGGTGAAACGCTCCGTCCTTTTCATACTGCAGGGAGACCTGGCGGCAAGGGAGGGGGCTTCTGAGTGGTCTGGGCCCCACAGTGGGGGTTGCTACCCATTGCTGTATAGGTTGTGCCCTACACAACTCTAGAGGGCAGTAGTCACACAGAATGGCATCCTCTGGAAAGGGGCAGTGCCCATCCCACACACAACTGGACCTTCCATGGCTGCTTTCGAGCTACAACGGTGGAATTAAGTCGCCGCAATGGAAACCACAGGGCCGAGAGAGGCTAAAACTTTCCTCTCTCAGCCTTTGCAGAACGAGCCAGAGGACACCTGATACAGGCCAATGGCATCCCACGGAACTTTCTGTGATGGAAGTGTTTGGTAGGACTCAGCGTGGCAGCCACTGGCCACGTGTGGTTATGGAGAATTTAAACTGTggttagtgggcttccctggtggcgcagtgaataagaatccgcctgccgacgaaggggacacaggtttgatccctggtccaggaagattccacgtgtcttggagcaactaaagccATACAAGTACTAAGGCTGTGCTCTGGGGCTcttgagtcacaactactgaacctaaGAGCGGCAACAAGCCTGGGCACCCTAGaccttgtgctctgcaacaaaagatgccactgccgtgagaagcccatgcatagcagtgaagagtagccctactagccgcaactcgagaaagcctgcgtgcagcaacaaagacccagcataatcaatcaatcaataaaatgtGGTCAGCATTGAGCAACTGAATTTCAAATGTGACTtagttttaatgaatttaaatttaggCCGATACAGGAAAAGAGTCTATAAAAAAGAGTGGACATGTTTCTGTATAACTGATGCACTctctgtatacctgaagctaacaccactttgtaaatcaactccactccaataaaaattaaaataagcacaTAAATTTAAATAGCCGCGTGTGACAAGTGGCTACTGTGTCACTGCCATGAGTCTagtcctctctgcctccctccactGACCTCCATAAAAGCCCTTCATCCCTTTATTGCTCTCAGACTTTATAGCCCTGTTGTATAATGTGTAtatggagaagccaatggcaccccacttcagtgctcttgcctggaaaatcccatggacggaggagcctggtgggctgcagtccatggggttgctaagagttggacacgactgagtgacttcactttcatgcactggagaaggaaatggcaacccactccagtgttcttgcctggagaatcccagggatgggggagcctggtgggctgccatctatggggtcgcacagagtcggacacgactcaagcaacttagcagcagcataatgtgtatcaggggaaaaaatgtataaTCAGCTCATCAAATCCATGATTTCTTGACCAGTATTACTGAAATGAGGCTGATGTAGGcatttcagcttttaaaagtGTATCAGTTTGAAGAAAATGGTGGCAGgccttccttggcagtccaggggttaagactctgtgcttccaaagcagagAGCGAGGCTTTGGTCCCTGGCCTGGGAAATAAGACCTCACATCCCTCCCTAAACATAGCGCTGAACTTCCACCATTAATGCACTGACCCTTGGGTTAAACATTTCTCTTTCCCCAGCGTCTACTGTTAACTTACAAACAGCCCAGTGAGAATTACAGGTTAAATGGGCAAAACTTCTGTATGAAGGTGATTATCCAAGGGTTTCCTGGCCTTTGGGAAACTGAAGTGGATACCGGAAGCATGCAGTGGGGTCCGGACTGGATGCCCTGCAATCAGAGCACGGGGCGCAGAGCCCATGGTGGGAAACAGTGCAGCGGGTATTGCTCTTACCTGCCAGGACCAGCTGTAGGGGACCGCGTCCTCGCCGTTGACAACTCTGGAGGAGGGGCGGGAGAAAGGCTGGCTGAAGCCCGAGGCTAGAGGGGACAGGAGAAGTGTCAGTCAGTCCCAAGGTTCCCCCAAAGCAAAGAGGAGGTCTGGGCCCCAGACAGGCTGTGATATCCCACACAACTCCTTCCGCTCTCTGACCCCGGTAGCCGCGTATCAACAGTGAGCGTTTGGACAAGAGCAGGGATTTCTGGAGTCCTGGGAGTCTGGGATGGTGATGAACACGTGGCTTCCTTTCAGGGCAGGAGTAAACCTGATGCACTTAGAACAGCGCCTGGTGCCCAAAGCGGGCTCGAGGGCGACAGCTATTGTCATGAAGAGGGGCAGCTTTGGAGTAGGCTGTCTGGATTCAAAGTGCAGCTCTGCCCCTGGTTCTAGGATGGGCCACTTTACTTCTCTGAGGGTCAGTTTCTCTATCTGcgaaatgggaatgataatagtACAGACCTCACGGGGCTGCTGCGAGGATTGCAGAAGATAATGTAAGAAAAAAACCCCAAGCATTCTGCCGGGCATATAGTAAGCATTCAGTAAACGTGACCTGTTACCATTCATTACTGCTAGTCTAGGGAGGCTGCCTGGAGAAGGTGGTCCTGAGCTGTGCTGTAATATGGCAGAGGTACCAGGAAAAGGCTAGATCATAGGATATGTAAGGGGAGTGTGAGAGGAGAGTTGGAGGGTTAAGCCGAGGAACAGAAATTCCAAACCCAAGCAGTCTAACCACAGAGCCCAGACTCTTTACCATTACACTTTGTTTACCACAGGCTCTGTCAAGGACTCCCACCCAGGGGTTTGGGTCCCCCAGTCCTCCCCCTGAGCTGGTCCATCACCCACAGCTTCCCCTCGATTCTCCTGCTCCAGCACTGAGCTGAAAACCTCCACCCACAGCCATCCTCAGCTCCAAGCTGAGCCCTCTCCTATGAGAGGCATTGAGTTCGAGAGACTCAGGGTGGGTGGTAGATTTCAAGGGATCCTGGTCCAGGGCAGCACAGGCTGGAGTCTTACCAAGGGCCACAAGTAGGAGAAAACTCAGCAGCTGGATCATCATGACTTTTGAGACGATAAGAAAGGGATGCATAGCCCAAGGCTTTAATATAGGGCAGAAGATGGGGGGGGGGCCCTACTGTGCCCCATTCCCGGAACAGGTGGTGGAACACCAGGTCTCCCATGGTCCAAGGCCACATCCCCACCCACCGCAGATGGGGCGGTGACAGCCAACAACAGGGTCCAGATTGTGCTCTCCAAAGTGTGGCTGCACAGGTGGCCCGGAATGGCAAGCTGATaacaggggaggggggaggaaagTTCACGTCAGAATAAGACAGCCTCCTCCAGGAGCAAACACAGGCTCTGGGACAGCTcacacctgggttcaaatcctggctctgccactcccAAGCTCTGCATCCTTGGGCACATGGcttaccctctctgagcttcatctcttcagctttctcatctctaATGTGGGATTAATATTACTCTccacctcaattaaaaatatttttttttgagcACTCTCTGCATATCAGGATGTTCTTGGGGATGCAGCCATGAACAAGAACGGTCCCAGCTTTTTGGGGGCTGCTTTAGTCTACTAGGGGATTTGGAggatgttagttgttcagttgtgtctgactctgcgacatgtagcccaccaggctcctctgtccatggaattctccaggcaagtctgCTTACTAGGGAAGACAATGACAAATCAGCAAAAATATAGAAAGGCTGTTTCTGTTTGTGCTGGAAGATGCTATGAAAAGAATAAGATGTAGGGGACTGAGGTGGGGATGGGAGTGACTCATTTAGATGGGGGCCAGGGAGAGTGACATTTGGGCTGAAGAGATAGTGTTTGATTTGAGTCCTAAAGGGCAAGTAAGCCAGCCATGGGAAGCCCTGAAGGAAAAGCTCCCCAAGGGTGGAAGGACAAGTGCAGAGGTCTGGAGGCTTGTCCAAAGATAGGAGGTCAGTAAGGCTGAAGTGTCAAAGCCTAAAGCTGATTTCACacctgatccagcaatcccactcctctgACCTCTCAAAAAAATCATGCACATGCGCTCCAGGAGGCATGCCCCAAGAATTTTCCTGGTATCCCTGTCCTCTCTCCTCAGTAACGAAAGCCTAGGAACAACAGAAATGTCCATGAAGGCAAGTGGATGAATATGTGTAGtctatgtatacaatggaatattaagcAGCAGTCAAAAAGAATGAATCACCATGACATGCCACACTGTAGATAATCCCTAGGAGtaaaaagcaagaaggaaaagaaggccccagaaaatgaaatattgtttAATACTCTTTTTGGAGAATTAAaaactactgaaattaaaaaacataccttttaaaaaatatagataagTGAATAAAATTGCATAAAAAGGCAAGCAAAGGCACAATGAACCTACGGTTTGGGATTATGTGCATTTCAAGTCTGGGGTGAAGGCAAAGAAGATAGGTCAGATGTTTTGAGAGCTTCTAGCTTTGTTTTGGTAgtttttgctttagttttatatttttattgaagattaatttacatacaataaaattcaccagttttaattgtaaaatttagTTTTTTACAAGCACACATACAGGCAGGTAACCACCGCCACCATCATGACctggaacattttcattacccaactagagagcccacgcaCCCAACGAAAGATCTTGCATGACGCATCAAAGATGGTGTGTCTGCCCCTAAGAATGGAGAAGacactggcgacccactctagtactcttgcctggaaaatcccatggacggaggagcctggtaggctgcagtccctggggtcgcgaagagtcggatgcgactgagcgacttcactttcacttttcactttcatgcattggagacggaaatggcaacccactccagtgttcttgcctggagaatcccagggatgggggagcctggtgggctgccatctatggggtcgcacagggtcagacacgactgaagtgacttagcagcagcagcagcagccactaagaaagaaagtgaagtcactctgttgtgtctgactgtttatgaccccttggactgtagcccagcagactcctctgtccatggaattttccaggcaaggatactgaagtgagttgccatttccttctccaggggatcttcccgacccagtgatcgaacccaggtctcctgcactgcaagcagccTCTTAACCGtctaagccaccatggaagccctaggcaaaaaaataaatacacacacacacaaaaagaaattttCCTCCCACCTAGTCACTTTCTAGCCCCCGCCCCtaccctcccacctccaca encodes:
- the LOC113900484 gene encoding proproteinase E; the encoded protein is MGDLVFHHLFREWGTLTLLLSPLASGFSQPFSRPSSRVVNGEDAVPYSWSWQVSLQYEKDGAFHHTCGGSLIAPDWVVTAGHCISTSRTYQVVLGEYDRSVLEGSEQVIPINAGDLFVHPLWNSNCVACGNDIALVKLSRSAQLGDKVQLANLPPAGDILPNEAPCYISGWGRLYTGGPLPDKLQEALLPVVDYEHCSQWDWWGITVKKTMVCAGGDTRSGCNGDSGGPLNCPAADGSWQVHGVTSFVSAFGCNTIKKPTVFTRVSAFIDWIDETIASN